One window of Clostridiisalibacter paucivorans DSM 22131 genomic DNA carries:
- the ligA gene encoding NAD-dependent DNA ligase LigA, protein MEELVAKLNELNYYYYTLDDPKVTDSEYDKLYDELIELENETSEILPNSPTQRVGGEVLSKFQKHRHIAPLWSLGKSQSIEELKNWDTRVKKLISDYNRLNDDKLPNPTYVMEYKFDGLTINLTYDNGNLIQGATRGNGEIGEEILPQIRTIKNIPLDIPFKGKIEIQGEGLMPLSALEKYNEDAEEPLKNARNAAAGALRNLNPKVTASRNLIGYFYNVGYIEGKVFSTHLDMMDFLKENRLPTNDYIKTFKDMDTLVEEIERVREYRNELDVLTDGLVIKINDMRTREVLGYTQKFPRWAIAYKFKAEEVTTKLIGVIWNVGRTGKVTPSSILEPVDIGGVTVQRATLNNWDDIQRKNVAIGKKVWLRRSNDVIPEIMGVVDDDTEEHTEIEKPTHCPACGTELIQEGVHIFCPNSMSCKPQLVSRLVHFASRDAMNIEGFSEKTAEQLFEELELKDIPQLYELKFEELIELDRFGEKKAQNLLNAIEDSKDCTLSAFIYALGIPNVGKKTANDLANRFKSLNNLKRAKFEELIEIQDIGNIVAAEIVEFFSDEVIMNSIDKLLSLGVNLHHEDEDIDEDTVFSGKTVVITGTLEGISRNEAKEVVIKMGGKVTGSVSKKTDYVIVGENPGSKVAKAEKLGVEIMDGERFNEIIGS, encoded by the coding sequence ATGGAAGAATTAGTAGCTAAATTAAATGAATTAAATTATTACTATTATACATTAGATGATCCTAAGGTTACTGATAGCGAGTATGATAAGTTGTATGATGAGCTTATTGAACTTGAAAATGAAACTAGTGAAATTTTACCCAATTCTCCTACTCAGCGTGTAGGAGGAGAAGTATTATCAAAATTCCAAAAGCATAGACATATAGCTCCATTATGGAGCTTAGGTAAATCCCAAAGTATTGAAGAATTAAAGAATTGGGATACTAGAGTAAAGAAGCTTATATCAGATTATAATAGATTAAATGATGATAAATTACCTAATCCCACATATGTAATGGAATATAAATTTGATGGACTAACAATAAATCTCACATATGATAATGGAAATCTAATTCAAGGGGCTACAAGGGGAAATGGAGAAATAGGAGAGGAGATATTACCCCAAATAAGGACTATAAAGAATATACCTTTGGACATTCCCTTTAAAGGAAAGATAGAGATACAGGGAGAGGGTCTTATGCCTCTATCTGCATTGGAAAAGTATAATGAAGATGCAGAGGAACCCCTTAAAAATGCTAGAAATGCAGCGGCAGGTGCATTAAGAAATCTAAATCCTAAGGTAACAGCAAGTCGTAATTTGATAGGATATTTTTATAATGTAGGTTATATAGAAGGAAAGGTGTTTTCTACTCATTTGGATATGATGGATTTTTTAAAGGAAAACAGGCTTCCTACAAATGATTATATAAAGACATTTAAAGATATGGATACTTTGGTGGAGGAAATTGAAAGAGTTCGGGAATATAGAAATGAACTAGATGTACTTACCGATGGCTTGGTAATAAAGATAAATGATATGAGGACTAGAGAAGTATTGGGTTATACTCAAAAATTCCCTAGATGGGCTATTGCCTATAAGTTTAAGGCAGAGGAAGTAACTACTAAACTTATAGGGGTGATTTGGAATGTTGGAAGGACAGGAAAGGTTACACCCAGCTCCATATTAGAACCTGTGGATATAGGAGGCGTTACAGTACAGAGGGCTACACTAAATAATTGGGATGATATACAGCGAAAAAATGTTGCCATAGGGAAAAAGGTATGGCTTAGAAGGTCAAATGATGTAATACCTGAGATAATGGGCGTAGTGGATGATGATACTGAAGAACATACTGAAATAGAAAAGCCTACCCATTGTCCTGCATGCGGTACTGAATTAATACAAGAAGGAGTCCATATATTCTGTCCAAACTCCATGTCGTGTAAGCCACAATTGGTATCGAGACTAGTCCATTTTGCCAGTAGAGATGCTATGAATATAGAAGGGTTCAGTGAAAAGACTGCAGAGCAATTGTTTGAAGAACTGGAATTGAAGGATATTCCTCAACTATATGAGTTGAAATTTGAAGAATTAATAGAACTAGATAGATTCGGGGAAAAGAAGGCCCAAAATTTACTAAATGCCATAGAGGATAGTAAAGACTGTACATTAAGTGCATTTATATATGCATTGGGAATTCCCAATGTGGGTAAGAAGACGGCCAATGATTTGGCTAATAGATTTAAATCTTTGAATAACTTGAAGAGGGCAAAGTTTGAAGAACTTATTGAAATACAGGATATAGGTAATATAGTGGCGGCTGAAATAGTAGAATTTTTCAGTGATGAAGTGATAATGAATAGTATAGATAAATTATTATCATTGGGAGTTAATCTTCATCATGAAGACGAGGATATAGATGAGGATACCGTATTTAGCGGGAAAACAGTAGTTATTACTGGTACTTTAGAAGGAATAAGTAGAAATGAAGCCAAAGAAGTAGTTATTAAAATGGGTGGAAAGGTAACGGGAAGTGTAAGTAAAAAAACAGATTATGTAATAGTTGGAGAAAATCCTGGCTCAAAGGTGGCCAAGGCTGAAAAGTTAGGTGTAGAAATAATGGATGGAGAAAGGTTTAATGAGATTATAGGCAGTTGA